In one Candidatus Nomurabacteria bacterium genomic region, the following are encoded:
- a CDS encoding DsbA family protein: MENHRMVWIAIGGLVVLFALASLEFLVRSTSYFPAGSKPALTFLQPSNDAKLPPNRETDPWTGSSSTNAVVVTIFGDMTDLSTKSLEPAVVAIINEIPDTRIVWRDLILASDNPSAILAAAAGRCANDQQRFWEFRGLVMAATGDLTVDRLQEYARTAGMNVSGFNTCLATGKDAAIIQQDNALAAQYNIGTSPTIFIESKVMPQDISVNSLRWEVFKARLKK; this comes from the coding sequence ATGGAGAATCATCGAATGGTCTGGATTGCCATAGGCGGGCTTGTCGTACTTTTTGCCTTAGCGTCCTTAGAGTTCTTAGTACGATCAACGTCCTATTTTCCAGCGGGCTCTAAACCTGCGCTTACTTTTTTGCAACCATCAAACGATGCAAAACTCCCTCCTAATCGCGAAACCGATCCTTGGACAGGTTCATCGTCTACTAATGCCGTAGTTGTTACGATTTTTGGTGATATGACCGATCTTTCTACCAAGTCTCTTGAGCCAGCTGTCGTGGCTATTATTAACGAAATCCCTGATACACGAATCGTTTGGAGAGATCTTATTTTAGCCTCAGACAATCCTTCGGCCATCTTAGCCGCAGCTGCTGGACGTTGCGCAAATGACCAACAACGTTTTTGGGAGTTTCGTGGACTTGTTATGGCAGCTACGGGTGATTTAACGGTTGATAGACTTCAAGAATATGCGAGAACCGCAGGTATGAATGTCAGTGGATTTAATACCTGTCTCGCAACAGGAAAAGATGCCGCTATTATCCAACAAGATAATGCTTTGGCAGCGCAGTATAATATTGGGACATCTCCAACGATTTTTATTGAATCCAAAGTGATGCCACAAGATATCAGTGTAAATAGCTTGCGTTGGGAGGTATTTAAGGCACGATTAAAAAAGTAG
- a CDS encoding ATP-dependent Clp protease ATP-binding subunit has product MLQPDLLSRFTHHLKEALQKSLAFTISSGRDQVSPGDLIVGLLQESSSIAAEVLSKASMLTEEAEREFRGTPTPHEPGAAIAPDLSAIVKRILEKAVLLAHLHEHRYIGTEHLLLAIIEIAPEDVIIFLNSHGLDQQLAKEQLRGVLQSTSRFPEFTEKMAENTIESDEDGEPADPSPDAGPNPSFSRQDPSLASTRPGREKKPKALEVFTRELTAPEHVATLDPVIGRDKETDRLLEILCRRTKNNPILLGEPGTGKTAIVEGLAQRLAAGEVPDILFGKRLYAVDLALMVAGTMYRGEFEARLKQLVEEVKQDKNAILFIDEIHTLIGAGSTSGSMDAANMLKPALARGEIRCIGATTNAEYKKHLEPDAALDRRFQPIDVEEPSVKDTLTMLKGIKTRYETHHGVKFSKGTLDYAVNLAHRYLTDRHFPDKAIDVLDESAAIVNARRSSHTEMEMLRSLEVGIGATEMLKSQAIEKGDMEAASKAAKDVERLRAQYNDYQKTFEANRKKDRASVEMSDISLVVSRLSRVPLEIIEQTEQAQLLDLENILAKDIVGQDEAIQDVAQIVRHARLGLTDNARPRASLLFVGPSGTGKTAMAKALAKSLFGKEDALVKLDMSEFSEGHSISKMLGSPAGYVGYREGNRLSDTIRKHPHAVLLFDEFEKAHPDVQNLLLQALEDGYMTDGVGKKIPFKHSYIVLTSNAGAELAKRKSLGFGDADARGFTAMIQGELKERFKPELLSRLDKVIVFQPLDQKSLKKILRKEVDALAKRLRESRKVALTLSDDVLEWLLQRPASTQEGARSLRSVVERELMTVLAPHLLKTTKKKASVKLTKQGLKVS; this is encoded by the coding sequence ATGCTGCAACCAGACCTCCTTTCACGTTTTACGCATCACCTCAAAGAAGCTTTGCAAAAGTCTTTGGCTTTTACGATTTCTTCTGGTCGTGACCAGGTTTCGCCTGGTGATTTGATTGTGGGTCTTTTGCAAGAGTCCTCGTCTATTGCAGCCGAAGTCCTTAGCAAAGCATCAATGCTAACAGAAGAAGCAGAACGTGAGTTTCGTGGCACACCTACGCCCCATGAGCCAGGAGCCGCGATTGCTCCTGATCTTTCGGCGATCGTAAAGCGTATTCTCGAAAAGGCTGTCCTTCTCGCGCATCTACACGAACATCGTTACATAGGTACCGAACATTTGTTATTGGCGATTATTGAAATCGCACCAGAAGACGTCATTATCTTTTTAAATAGTCATGGATTAGATCAGCAACTCGCAAAGGAGCAATTGCGTGGCGTTTTACAATCAACGTCTCGTTTTCCAGAATTTACAGAAAAGATGGCCGAGAATACCATCGAATCCGATGAAGACGGCGAACCAGCTGACCCATCGCCCGACGCTGGACCAAATCCAAGTTTTAGTCGACAAGACCCGTCACTTGCTTCAACACGTCCAGGACGTGAAAAAAAGCCAAAAGCTCTCGAAGTCTTTACGCGTGAGTTAACGGCACCTGAGCATGTTGCAACACTCGACCCCGTTATTGGACGCGATAAAGAAACGGATCGCTTGCTTGAGATTTTATGCCGCCGCACAAAAAATAATCCAATTCTGCTTGGGGAGCCAGGTACGGGTAAAACAGCTATTGTAGAAGGCTTAGCACAACGCTTAGCGGCTGGTGAGGTGCCAGATATTCTTTTCGGAAAGCGTCTCTATGCTGTTGATTTGGCGTTGATGGTTGCCGGTACCATGTATCGAGGTGAATTTGAAGCGCGTTTAAAACAACTCGTAGAAGAAGTAAAACAAGATAAAAATGCTATTTTGTTTATTGATGAAATCCACACGCTTATTGGCGCTGGATCAACATCAGGGTCTATGGATGCGGCAAATATGCTAAAGCCTGCGCTTGCGCGTGGGGAGATTCGTTGTATCGGTGCTACGACAAATGCAGAATACAAAAAGCATCTAGAGCCAGACGCTGCGCTCGATCGTCGTTTTCAACCAATTGACGTAGAAGAGCCGTCTGTAAAAGACACACTCACGATGTTGAAGGGTATTAAAACCCGTTATGAAACACATCATGGCGTGAAGTTCTCAAAAGGAACATTAGACTACGCCGTCAATCTTGCGCATCGTTACCTTACGGACCGACACTTTCCTGACAAAGCAATCGATGTTTTAGATGAAAGCGCCGCGATCGTAAACGCACGGCGTTCTTCGCATACAGAAATGGAGATGCTACGTTCGCTTGAGGTGGGCATTGGAGCAACAGAAATGCTCAAATCACAAGCAATCGAAAAAGGTGATATGGAAGCTGCTTCAAAAGCCGCAAAAGATGTAGAGCGCTTGAGAGCGCAGTATAATGACTATCAAAAAACCTTTGAAGCAAACCGTAAAAAAGATCGTGCATCTGTTGAGATGAGCGATATCTCACTTGTGGTATCTCGTTTATCACGTGTCCCGCTTGAGATTATCGAGCAAACCGAACAAGCGCAGCTATTAGATCTAGAAAATATTCTTGCAAAAGATATCGTTGGACAAGATGAAGCCATTCAAGATGTTGCACAAATTGTGCGTCATGCACGTTTAGGCCTAACAGATAATGCCCGTCCACGTGCAAGTCTTCTCTTTGTCGGTCCATCAGGCACTGGTAAAACGGCGATGGCAAAAGCTCTTGCAAAGTCCCTTTTTGGTAAAGAGGATGCTCTCGTTAAGCTTGATATGTCAGAGTTCTCCGAGGGGCATTCTATCTCTAAGATGCTTGGCTCCCCTGCTGGTTATGTCGGTTATCGCGAAGGTAATCGTCTTTCTGACACGATTCGTAAACATCCTCACGCTGTTTTACTATTTGATGAATTCGAAAAAGCACATCCAGATGTACAAAACTTGTTATTGCAGGCTTTGGAGGATGGCTATATGACCGATGGCGTGGGCAAAAAAATCCCATTTAAGCATTCGTATATTGTGTTGACGTCAAATGCTGGCGCCGAACTCGCAAAACGTAAATCCCTCGGATTTGGTGATGCCGATGCAAGAGGATTTACAGCAATGATCCAAGGAGAATTAAAAGAACGCTTTAAACCAGAGCTTCTTAGTCGTTTGGATAAAGTGATTGTCTTTCAGCCATTGGATCAAAAGTCCCTCAAAAAGATTTTACGTAAAGAGGTTGATGCGCTAGCAAAACGCCTTCGTGAATCTCGAAAAGTTGCTCTAACGCTTTCTGATGACGTTCTAGAATGGCTTTTGCAGCGTCCAGCATCTACACAAGAAGGCGCACGTTCATTACGTAGCGTCGTTGAACGTGAGTTGATGACCGTACTTGCCCCTCACCTCCTAAAAACAACCAAGAAAAAAGCCTCAGTAAAACTGACCAAGCAAGGATTGAAGGTTTCATGA
- a CDS encoding M48 family metalloprotease: MYNHIASNKRKSVLLIAVFTGVLAAAGYVYGALNGSGYAGLVFALLISLGMTAFSWFAGDKVVLATTGAKQIKSRDQYPYLWNIVENLTITAGMPMPKLYVIEDTAPNAFATGRNPELASVAFTTGIISLLENEELEGVAAHELSHVQNRDTLYMVLVAVMVGALSLMGDLFFRIGLGGNRSKNNNSGGGIFMILGIVFLILSPIIGEIIKLAISRQREYLADASGALLTRYPDGLASALAKISANAQPLARSSTATSHLWISSPFGNSKKIASLFSTHPPVEERIKRLKLMGEAR; the protein is encoded by the coding sequence ATGTACAACCACATCGCATCAAACAAACGCAAAAGCGTTTTACTGATCGCGGTCTTCACGGGTGTGCTCGCTGCGGCGGGTTATGTCTATGGAGCGCTAAACGGGTCCGGTTATGCCGGACTCGTCTTCGCTTTATTGATTTCACTTGGTATGACCGCGTTTTCTTGGTTTGCTGGTGATAAGGTTGTGCTTGCGACAACAGGCGCTAAACAAATCAAGTCACGTGATCAATATCCTTATCTTTGGAATATCGTTGAGAATCTGACGATTACCGCTGGCATGCCAATGCCTAAGCTTTATGTGATCGAAGACACGGCGCCAAACGCATTTGCTACCGGCCGAAATCCTGAGCTCGCATCTGTCGCCTTTACGACAGGAATTATCTCCCTGCTCGAAAACGAAGAGCTCGAGGGTGTGGCTGCACATGAGCTTTCTCATGTGCAAAATCGTGACACGCTCTATATGGTACTCGTCGCTGTTATGGTGGGTGCATTGTCACTCATGGGTGATCTATTCTTTCGTATTGGTTTAGGTGGTAATAGATCCAAGAATAATAATAGCGGCGGTGGTATCTTTATGATTCTCGGTATCGTATTTCTCATTCTCTCCCCTATTATTGGAGAAATCATTAAGCTCGCTATTAGTCGCCAACGTGAGTATCTTGCAGACGCATCCGGCGCATTGCTTACACGTTATCCAGATGGTCTCGCTTCGGCACTTGCAAAAATCTCAGCTAATGCACAGCCACTCGCAAGGTCCTCTACGGCAACATCGCATTTATGGATTTCGAGTCCATTCGGTAATAGCAAAAAAATTGCTTCGCTTTTTTCAACACATCCTCCAGTAGAAGAACGTATTAAGAGATTGAAACTCATGGGCGAAGCCCGTTAA
- a CDS encoding LemA family protein has protein sequence MIVLWILLGVLVVAALWAIGVYNGLITLRNQTDEAWSDIDVQLKRRYDLIPNLVNTVKGYATHESGTLEKVIAARNAAMNATGPQAKGEAENMLAGTLKSLFAVVEAYPELKANEGFLKLQDELSDTENKVQASRRFYNGNVRDFNTKLQVFPTNLIAGMLGFVKREFFELTNEAERATPNVQF, from the coding sequence ATGATTGTATTGTGGATTTTACTCGGTGTCTTGGTTGTTGCTGCGCTTTGGGCAATTGGTGTTTATAACGGTCTCATCACACTTCGTAACCAAACAGACGAAGCTTGGTCAGATATCGATGTTCAATTAAAGCGTCGTTATGATTTGATTCCTAACCTTGTTAACACGGTAAAGGGATACGCCACGCATGAGTCCGGTACGCTCGAAAAAGTCATCGCCGCTCGTAATGCTGCAATGAATGCAACTGGTCCTCAAGCAAAAGGTGAAGCAGAAAACATGCTCGCTGGTACGCTTAAGTCACTCTTTGCTGTTGTTGAGGCATATCCTGAGCTTAAAGCAAACGAAGGTTTCTTAAAGCTTCAAGACGAATTGTCTGACACAGAAAACAAAGTGCAAGCTTCACGCCGTTTCTACAATGGCAATGTTCGTGACTTCAACACAAAGTTGCAGGTCTTCCCTACTAACTTGATCGCTGGCATGCTTGGTTTTGTAAAGCGTGAGTTCTTCGAACTTACCAATGAAGCAGAACGCGCAACGCCAAACGTTCAGTTCTAA
- a CDS encoding phosphomannomutase/phosphoglucomutase, whose product MQPSIFKSYDIRALSPGEIEISDAERIGRTLGAIYKPKRVIVGHDMRTTSQELEEALIEGLRSQGADIVRIGLCSTPMFYFAMTEARESVDLGVMVTASHNPSEYNGFKMMLGNGLPIGQGSGMEDIRDMACSEMPIPHAAQTGSVTDDEHVLEHYIEKMWQLSGLAGDFSDLRIAVDAGNGMNGHTLPKLLGRLHGAHIEKLYWDLDGRFPNHEANPVKTETLDALRAVMKKHQCHVGFAFDGDGDRIGVVDEEGTPIPGDMLGALLSQEILRDHLQATILYDLRSSSSLPELITSLGGTAKMCRVGHAHIKKQLIEENAAFASELSMHFYFGDLRGSEATDLVLLLVLKFMQREGKPLSQLWKPLKKYAHSGEINFKVADTQATIERIQEHFVSKAKDIITIDGVRMNFEGWWFSVRASNTEPLLRLNLEAKTVEEMEAHKKELTDLIY is encoded by the coding sequence ATGCAGCCATCTATATTTAAATCTTACGATATTCGTGCGCTTTCGCCAGGAGAAATTGAGATTTCTGATGCGGAGAGGATTGGGCGAACGCTCGGAGCGATCTATAAACCAAAACGCGTGATAGTTGGACATGATATGCGTACAACTTCACAAGAGCTTGAGGAAGCGTTGATAGAAGGCTTGCGTTCACAAGGCGCTGATATCGTTAGAATAGGATTGTGCTCAACGCCGATGTTTTATTTTGCCATGACCGAAGCACGAGAGAGTGTAGATCTAGGCGTGATGGTTACGGCATCTCATAATCCGTCTGAGTATAATGGATTCAAGATGATGCTAGGTAATGGCTTACCCATTGGTCAGGGGAGTGGCATGGAAGACATTCGTGACATGGCTTGCTCTGAGATGCCTATCCCGCATGCAGCACAAACCGGATCTGTTACTGATGATGAGCACGTATTAGAGCATTATATCGAAAAGATGTGGCAGCTTTCTGGTTTAGCAGGTGATTTTTCTGATTTACGTATCGCTGTAGACGCGGGCAATGGCATGAATGGTCACACCCTACCAAAACTTCTTGGACGCTTGCATGGTGCGCATATCGAAAAGCTCTATTGGGACCTTGACGGACGTTTTCCAAATCACGAAGCAAACCCTGTAAAAACAGAAACGCTGGATGCATTGCGCGCTGTGATGAAAAAACATCAATGCCACGTTGGCTTTGCTTTTGATGGCGATGGTGATCGTATTGGTGTTGTTGATGAAGAAGGAACCCCGATTCCGGGCGATATGTTGGGCGCGCTTTTATCCCAAGAGATTTTGCGTGATCATCTACAAGCAACCATTCTTTATGATTTGCGTTCATCATCAAGCCTACCTGAACTCATCACATCACTAGGTGGCACAGCAAAAATGTGTCGCGTCGGTCATGCCCACATTAAAAAACAACTTATTGAAGAAAACGCCGCTTTTGCTAGTGAGCTCTCCATGCACTTTTACTTTGGTGATTTACGCGGATCCGAAGCCACTGATCTTGTCTTGCTCCTTGTCTTAAAATTCATGCAGCGTGAAGGCAAACCTCTCTCTCAACTTTGGAAGCCATTAAAAAAGTACGCTCATTCAGGCGAAATCAATTTTAAAGTCGCTGATACACAAGCAACTATCGAGCGGATTCAAGAACATTTTGTATCTAAGGCAAAAGACATTATTACCATTGATGGTGTGCGCATGAACTTTGAAGGCTGGTGGTTTTCGGTACGCGCATCTAATACGGAACCGCTTTTACGCTTAAATCTTGAAGCGAAGACCGTAGAAGAGATGGAGGCGCATAAAAAAGAGTTGACTGATCTTATTTACTAG
- the murI gene encoding glutamate racemase: MLGLFDSGLGGLTVAKAVLEAFPDTDLLYLGDTARAPYGNKGRELIQQYALENARWLIEHGATSIGIACNTASVAATELLRETFPEIPIYNVIEPVISEIKKLQPKSVAILGTRGTLASHVYQDSIREITSDIRIEAIACPLFVPFVEEGMSDSPEVLSIAKKYLAPLREHPPELLVLGCTHYPFLEKVIAELLPSTKILNGPALFAASLQTPLPPSTRKSAQQSFYFTDLPTHTKDLAQRWLNCDEGVISHVPS, encoded by the coding sequence ATGCTCGGGCTTTTTGATTCGGGTTTAGGCGGACTTACCGTAGCAAAAGCGGTGCTCGAAGCTTTTCCTGACACAGATTTACTTTATCTTGGTGATACGGCTCGCGCACCTTACGGAAATAAAGGCCGTGAGCTCATCCAACAATATGCATTAGAAAATGCGCGTTGGTTGATTGAACATGGCGCAACGTCAATTGGCATTGCCTGCAATACCGCTTCGGTAGCGGCTACCGAACTCTTGCGAGAAACATTTCCAGAAATACCTATTTATAATGTGATTGAGCCGGTGATTTCTGAAATCAAAAAACTACAACCAAAGTCCGTAGCGATATTAGGCACACGTGGGACTCTTGCCTCACACGTTTACCAAGATTCTATTCGCGAAATAACAAGCGACATTCGTATCGAAGCGATCGCTTGTCCATTATTTGTCCCATTTGTGGAGGAGGGGATGAGTGACTCGCCAGAAGTGCTTAGTATCGCAAAAAAATACCTTGCCCCGCTTAGAGAACATCCACCGGAGCTTCTCGTGCTTGGCTGCACTCATTATCCTTTTTTAGAAAAGGTCATCGCTGAGCTTTTACCATCAACAAAGATCTTAAACGGTCCTGCGCTTTTCGCGGCTTCACTTCAAACTCCTTTACCCCCTTCTACGAGAAAGAGCGCGCAACAAAGCTTTTATTTCACCGATTTACCTACACATACAAAAGATCTCGCGCAGAGATGGCTGAATTGCGATGAAGGTGTTATCTCGCACGTACCTTCTTAG